The proteins below are encoded in one region of Periplaneta americana isolate PAMFEO1 chromosome 11, P.americana_PAMFEO1_priV1, whole genome shotgun sequence:
- the Ugalt gene encoding UDP-galactose translocator — protein sequence MDAQKKMTLLKYTSLVTLTLQNAILGLSMRYARTRSGDMFLSSTAVVMSEVVKLLTCLVFVYKEEGNVEKALAALHNIIIKQPIDTLKVCVPSLVYIIQNNLLYVSASHLDAATYQVTYQLKILTTAMFTVLILRRSLFPLQWGALVILLTGVVLVQLAHTETPYLPSGLEQNRLLGFGAALSACVLSGFAGIYFEKLLKGSDISVWMRNVQLSFLSLPFGFVTCFLYDGTIIRNRGFFFGYDSFVWYLVALQAGGGLVVAMVVKYADNILKGFATSLAIVISCVASIYLFDFHVTLQFVLGAALVICSIFMYNYKPPSRDTQVTQNLKV from the coding sequence ATGGACGcacaaaagaaaatgacattattAAAATACACAAGTCTGGTGACTCTAACATTGCAAAATGCTATATTAGGATTGAGTATGAGATATGCCCGAACACGGTCTGGGGACATGTTCCTATCATCTACTGCAGTTGTAATGTCTGAAGTCGTCAAACTATTGACTTGTCTTGTGTTTGTGTATAAAGAAGAAGGGAATGTAGAGAAGGCTTTGGCAGCTCTAcataacataatcataaaacagccTATAGACACACTGAAAGTTTGTGTTCCCTCGCTTGTATATATAATtcagaataatttattgtatgtatcgGCCTCTCATCTAGATGCAGCTACATATCAAGTAACATATCAATTGAAGATTCTTACAACAGCAATGTTTACAGTGCTGATCTTACGCCGAAGTCTCTTTCCTTTACAGTGGGGGGCACTGGTGATTCTTCTGACAGGTGTTGTTTTAGTACAACTTGCACATACAGAGACACCATATCTGCCTTCTGGTTTAGAGCAGAATCGGTTGCTAGGTTTTGGTGCAGCTCTTTCTGCTTGTGTTCTGTCGGGCTTTGCtggaatatattttgaaaaactacTTAAAGGTTCGGACATATCAGTGTGGATGAGGAACGTGCAACTCAGCTTCCTCTCGTTGCCTTTTGGGTTCGTTACTTGTTTCCTTTATGATGGAACCATAATTCGCAACAGAGGATTCTTTTTTGGTTATGATTCATTTGTATGGTACCTTGTTGCCCTACAGGCAGGGGGAGGTCTTGTGGTTGCAATGGTGGTTAAGTATGCTGACAACATTCTGAAGGGATTCGCCACATCATTAGCTATAGTAATTTCTTGTGTTGCATCTATATATCTGTTTGATTTTCATGTCACACTTCAGTTTGTGCTAGGTGCAGCCCTTGTAATATGTTCAATTTTCATGTACAATTACAAACCCCCATCGCGAGATACACAGGTTACTCAGAATCTGAAAGTGTGA